In Solimonas sp. K1W22B-7, the DNA window ATGCCGGGCCTGCAGCCGCTGCGCTACAACCAGAAGGAATCGCTGCTCAACCCGCTGTTCGTGGTGATCGGCGATCCGGCGGCGGGCTGGGCGGAACGGTTGCCGAAGGCCTGAGAAAGCTTCAGTCCGCAAATAAACGCGAATGAACGCAAATCTCCACGCTTCTATTCGCGTGCATTTGCGTGCATTTGCGGACTGAAGGTCTTTGCCGAGGGACTGGATGCCGGCTTCCGCCGGCATGACGGGTCTGCTCAAACGACCACGTCGGTCATCTTCCCCACCTGCTGGTGCCCCGCGGCCGGCCTGGTGCGCTCGTCGCGCAGCAGCTGGCAGGTCTTCATGCCCGCGGCCTGCGCCGCGTCCAGTTCCTCGCCGATGTCCGACAGGAACAGCACCTCGGCGCCCGGCAGGCCGATCTGCTGCAGGATGTTGCGGTAGGACGCCGCCTCGCGCTTGCCGCCGATGCGCGTGTCGAAATAGCCCGAGAACAGCGGCGTCAGATCACCCGCGTCGCTGTGGCCGAAGATCAGGCGCTGCGCCTCCTCGGAGCCCGAGGAGTAGACGTAGAGCTTGCGGCCTTCGCCCTGCCAGTGCCGCAGCGCATCGGGGGTATCCGGGTAGACGTGGCCCTTGAGTTCGCCGGCCTCGTAGCCCTGGCGCCAGATCATGCCCTGCAGGGCCTTGAGCGGCGTGTACTTGCGGTCCTCGGCGATCCACTGCTCCAGCACGTCGGCGGCCTCGCCCAGCGACAGGTCGCGGTTTTCCTGGCGCTCGACCTCGGCCAGTTGGCGCTGCACCTCGTCATTGCCGGCCTGGGCGCGCAGGAAGGCGCGCATGTGCCGCTTGGCGTAGGGGAACAGCGATTGGTGTACGAAGTCGATCGAGGAGGTGGTGCCCTCGATGTCGGTCACGATTGCCTTGATCATCTTTGCTTCTTTCCCCCTCTCCCGCTGGCGGGAGAGGGCTGGGGTGAGGGTGGTGGTCTTCTTAGTAACTAAGGGTGAAGTTATACATGTAGCTTGGTGACCATGGTGCCATCCATGGCGGGACATCAGCTCGCCCATCTAGCCCCTGCCCGGCCATCCCTGGCCGGGCGTTCGCCGGGACGGATGTCCACCGGACATCCATCTGATCCGGCTCACCCACCGTCGGGAGAGGCTGTCTATGTGTTGGTTAGGCTGCGCGCTCGAAGCGCGGGAACCGGTCGGCGATGGTATCGCCCGTGAACTTGCCGACCCAGCCTTCCGCGATGCGGAAGAAGCGGATCGCCTTGAAGAAGGGCTTCGGCCCCATGTCGAACCAGTGCGTGGTGTTGGCCGGCAGGTTGATCAGGTCGCCGCGGGTGCATTCGGTCATGTAGACCTTGCCGCCGGCGCGGATGTAGAACATGCCGGAGCCGTCGACGAAGAAACGCGTCTCGAAATCGTCGTGCGTGTGCTCGGCCAGGAACTTGCCGCGGGCGGTTTCGGCCTGCGGGTTCTCGGGGTGCATCGCCACCACGTCGATGGTGACGAAGCCGTACTTCTGGTTGAGCTGGTCGATCGCGTCCTGGTAGGCGGCGATCACTTCCTCGGCGCCGTCCTCGGGCTTGAGCGGCTTGGAGGCGTCCCAGCGCTCGAACTCGACGCCGATGCCGGCCAGGGCATCGCGGATGTCCTCGAAGCGCGTCAGCTTCTGCAGCGGCTGGGTCGCGTCGCTGTCGGCGTAGATGGTCAGGGTGGTCATGGTGCTACTCCTTCAACAACTTACGAGCGCAGTTCGCACTCGAACATGAATTCCAGGGCTTCGACGCGCCAGCGCGCCTCGGCCACCGTGGCGCCCCAGGCATAGAGGCCGTGCCCGGCGATGACATAGGCCGGCGTGGCGGGATCCTGCTTCATATGGGCATCCACGCGCGCCGCAAGGCGGGCGATGTCCTGGTCGTTCTCGAACACCGGCACTTCGACCACGGCGTCGTGGGTTCGTATCCCCGGCAGCAGCTTGAGCAGCTCGTAGCCGGCCAGGCGGATGCGCTCGTGGCGCCGCGACAGCACGGTGTTGGCCACCGAGTGCGTGTGCAGGGCGCCGCCGATCGCCGGATCGTGGCGGTACAGCTGGCAGTGCAGCAGGGTCTCGTAGGAGGCCTTGCGGCAGCTGCCGATCGGCTGGCCGTCGAGGTCGGCCACCAGGAAATCGGCCTCGGTCAGCTCGCCCTTGTGGCAGCCCGAGGCGGTGATCAGCATGCGCTCGGGCCCCAGGCGGCCGGAGAAGTTGCCCCCCGTGGCCGGCACCCAGCCGCGGGCGTGGAACAGCTGGCCGGCGCCGATCATGGCGCGGCCCAGTTCGGGAATGGTGTTGGCAGTTTCGGTCATGGGATCGCGCACTTTAAGGCATCGCACATGACAGCTGGTAGGGCCCCGCCCGCCGCAGGCAAAACCCTGCCGGCGATCCCCGTCAGCGGCCCGCCTGCCCGCCGTTGAGCCCCAGGAAGGGCACGGCGCCGCCGGCCATGGTGGTCGGCAGCACGCCGTTCCACTTCTCGATCGCCTTGATCTGGGCGTCGATCTCGCGCAGCTTGATCAGGTCGGGGGTGATTTCCTGCTTCTGCACCCGCAGGGCCGCCGCCTCGGCCTCGGCCTGGGCGATGCGCTGCTTGGCCTCGATCTGGATGCGCTCCAGGTCGCGCTGTGCCTTCAGCGCCAGCTGCTCGGCCTCCTGCTTGGACTCGATCGCCTGGGAGAACTGGGCGGAGAAGCGGAAATTGGTGATCGACACCTCGTCCAGCGCCAGGGCGTTGACCGCGCGGGCGTTGATCTTCTCGCTGAGCAGCAGGCGGATGTTGTGGCGCACGTCCTCGCGCTTGGTGATCAGCTCCTCGGCCGTGTACTTGGCGGTGACGGCCTTGAAGGCCTCCTGCACCGCCGGCTCGATCACCTTCTGCTCGAAGCCGGGCCCGACCTCCTGGTAGAGCCTGGCGGTCAGTTCCGGGTTGATGCGGTAGTTCAGCGTGATCGCGGTATGCACGATCTGCAGGTCGCGGCTGGCGGCCTCGCCCTCGGAGTCGGCGCGCGCCACGCGCACGTCGATCTTCACCACGTTGCACAGCGGGTTGACCAGGTGCAGTCCCTCGCCCAGCGGCTGCGGGTCCACCTTGCCGAACAGGGTCACCACGCCGCGATGGCCCGCCGGCACCACCGTCATCGGTGAAAACCGCGCCAGGAAAGCCACGCCGATCACCGCCAGGATGACGCCCAGAACCAGTTTTGCCTGCCCCATTGCCGCTCCCCCTTCAGACCAGAAAGACCGCCGCCAGCCCCAGGAAAATGAAGAAACCCATGCTGTCGGTGGTCGCCGTGAGGATGATACTGGAGCCCATCGCCGGATCGCGGCCCAGGCGGTGCAGCAGCACCGGTGCCAGCACCCCCACCAGGGCCGCCACCGCCATGTTGAGCATCAGCGCCGCCGCGATCACCCCCGCCAGGTGCACATCGCGGTACAGCAGCAGCGTGGCAAGGCCCAGCACGCTGCCCCACATGGCGCCGTTCAGGGCACTGATCGACAGCTCGCGGCGCAGGATGCGGCGAAACTGGTGCGCGCCGAGCTGGCCCAGCGCCAGGCCGCGGATCACCAGTGCCGCCGACTGGTTGCCGGTGTTGCCGCCGATGCTGGCGACGATCGGCATCAGCGCCGCCAGCGCCACCAGGGCCGTGATGATCGACTCGAAGGCGCCGATCACGCGCGAGGCGAAGAAGGCCGTCGCCAGGTTGATCGCCAGCCAGGGCCAGCGGCGCTTGGCACTGGCCACCACCGGCGCGAAGATGTCTTCGTCCTCCTCGGACAGGCCGACCTGGCGCAGGCCCTCGGTCTGCGCCTTTGCGGTCACCTCGTCCAGCACCGCATCCACCGTCACCCGCCCCACCACCTGGCGGTGCAGGTTCACCACCGGTGCCGAGATCAGGTCGTACTTCTCGAAGGCGGCCACCGCCTCGCGCGAGGGGTCGTCGGTGTAGAAGTAGACCGGGCGCGGGTTCATCACCTCGACCACCTGGCCCTCGGGGTCGCCGAGCAGCAGCTTGGCCAGCGGCAGCAGGCCACGCAGCTGGTTGCCGCGGTCCACCACGAACAGCTGGTTGGTGTGCGCCGGCAGTTCCTTGCGCCGCCGCAGCAGGCGCTGCACCGCCTCCAGCGTGGTGTCCTCGCGTACCGAGATGAACTCCAGGTCCATCATCGCCCCGACCGTGCCCTCGGGGAAGGACAGCATCGAGCGCACTTCGGCCTGGTCGGCACGATCCAGGCGCTCCAGCACCTGCTGGCGCGCCTCCTCGGGGAGGGAGGAGACCAGGTCGGCGATGTCGTCAGTGTCCAGCGAGCCGGCCAGGGCCGCCACTTCCTCCGGCGGCATGTTCAGCACCAGGGCACGGCGCACCGTGTCGGAGGTCTCCAGCAGCACCGCGCCGCGCCGTGCCGGCCGCACCAGGGTCCAGGCCAGGTCGCGGGCGTCCGGCGCCAGGGCCTCCAGCACGAAGGCGATGTCGGCCGGGTGGAAGTGCGACAGGCGCTGCTCCAGGGCGGCTTGGTGCTGGCGCGCCACCAGCTGCGCCACCACGTCGCTGTTGCGGCTCTCCGAGCGCGACAGCAGCTCCTTTTCGACCGACTGGCGCGACAGCAGGCCGATCACCTGCGCCCGGGCCTGCTCCAGGTGATGGTGGTGCGGGCGCGCGCTGGAGTCGGCTTCGTCGGTGATATCGGGCGGCAGATCCTGGGACATGACCGGGATATTACGGCGAGGGTGTGAAGTTTTGTGGCGATTCGGGGCACATTAGGGCCTGTTAGCGCTACGGCAGTCGCTGCGACGGAGGCCGCCTGGGTGCAGGGCTATGCCCCGGGGCGCGCCGTGTACTGAATGTACATCAGCGACACGGAGCGACGCCCTGCGCCCAGGCGGCCCCGCCCTCCGGGTGCCCCCGTCTTTGCCGCCATGCTGTGTTGCTCGTCGGTTACTTGGAACCACCAAGCGACCTCCTCGCGCCTTGCCTGGCGGCAAATACGGGGGCATCGCAGCGATTGCCGTAGCGCTAACAGGCCCTAACGAAACCGCCGCCCGAAGGCGGCGTCAGGAGGCGGGCTCCAGACAACAGAAAAGCCGCCCCGGGGGCGGCTTTTCTAAGTCTTCGGATTCCTGCCGCGGACGGACTACGCCGGCCGGGCAAAAAGCTTACTTGACCTTCGCTTCCTTGAAGACCACGTGCTTGCGGACGATCGGGTCGTACTTCTTGAACTCGAACTTGTCCGGCGTGTTCTTGCGGTTCTTCTTGGTGGTGTAGTAGTAACCGGTGTTAGCGGTCGACACCAGCTTGATCTTCTCTACTTCTTTTTTCTTGGCCATGGCGGGCTCCTGGAGTAGGTCTGCTTAGACCTTGTCGCCGCGAGCGCGCAGCTCGGCAACGACGGCCTCGACGCCCTTCTTGTCGATGATGCGCATGGCCTTGGAGGACACGCGCAGCGACACGAAGCGCTTCTCCGACTCCAGCCAGAAGCGGTGCGAGTGCAGATTCGGCTCGAAACGACGGCGACGCTTGTTGTTGGCGTGCGAGACGGTGTTACCCGTCATCGGGCGCTTACCGGTCACCTGGCAGACTTTGGACATGACACAAAACCTTGGTCAAAGGGGAATTACACGGCCACAGGCCATGCAGAAGGGGCGCGATTGTGCCAGCAGACCGGCGGCAAGGCAAGGCCCCGGAGCGCGCCCGTCTACTACCAAGGTGTTACAGACGGCGGGGCGCCGGGCGGCCAAGCTGCAGGCGTCCGGTGCAAACCCCAGGAGACCCGCCGTGAAAACCCAAGCTTCCCGCTTCTACCTGTGGGTCCTGGCCGCCATCGTCGCCGGCGGCCTGCTCGGCCATTTTTCCCCGTCCACCGGGGTTGCCCTCAAGCCCCTGGGCGACGGCTTCATCGCACTGGTCAAGATGCTGATCGCGCCGGTGATCTTCCTGACCGTGGTGCAGGGCATCGCCGGCGCCTCGGATGTCAAGAAGGTCGGCCGGGTCGGCGTCAAGGCGATCCTGTACTTCGAGGTGGTATCGACCGTCGCCCTGCTGATCGGTCTGGTGGTGGTCAACGGCCTGCAGCCCGGCGCCGGCTTCGATGCCGACCCGGCGACGCTGGATGCCGGCGCCGTGGCCAGGTACGCCAGCCAGGCCCAGGACCAGTCCACCGTGCAATTCCTGCTGCACATCATCCCCACGACCTTCACCGATGCCTTCACCGGCAGCGGCGACCTGCTGCAGGTGCTGCTGCTGGCCCTGTTGTTCGGCTTCGCCCTGATCGCCCTGGGCGACAAGGCGCGGCCGGTCACGGAGCTGTTCGAATCGCTGTCGCAGGCCTTCTTCCGCATGATCGCCATGGTCATGAAGCTGGCCCCGATCGGCGCCGGCGGCGCCATGGCCTTCACCGTCGGCAAGTACGGCGTCGACAGCCTCGGCCCCCTGATGAAGCTGATGGGCAGCTTCTACCTGGCCTGCGCGCTGTTCGTGCTGCTGGTGCTGGGCCTGATCGCGCGCCTGGCCGGCTTTTCGATCCTGCGCTTCATCCGCTACATCCGCGAGGAGCTGCTGCTGGTGCTGGGCACCTCGTCCTCCGAGTCCGCCCTGGTGCCGCTGATGCAGAAGCTGGAGAAGCTGGGCTGTTCCAAATCGGTGGTGGGCCTGGTGGTGCCCGCCGGCTACTCCTTCAACCTGGACGGCACCAACATCTACCTGACGATGGCGGCGATGTTCGTGGCCCAGGCGCTGGGGATCGACCTGACGCTGGGGCAGCAGCTGAGCCTGCTGGCGGTGGCCATGCTCACCTCCAAGGGCGCCTCGGGCGTCACCGGTGCCGGCTTCATCACGCTGGCGGCGACACTGGCGGTGGTGCCCTCGGTGCCGGTGGCCGGCCTGGCGCTGATCCTGGGGATCGACCGCTTCATGAGCGAGGCGCGGGCGCTGACCAACTTCATCGGCAACGGCGTCGCCAGCATCGTGGTGGCGCGCTGGGAAGGCGAACTGGATCGCGACCGCCTGCAGGCCGAGCTGGCCGGCCGGCCCGCCATGCCGGAGCTGCCGCCGGCCCTGGTTCCCCAGGCCGCCTGACGGCGCGTTGGCGGCGGCGCACCGCGGTGACACAC includes these proteins:
- the mtnC gene encoding acireductone synthase, giving the protein MIKAIVTDIEGTTSSIDFVHQSLFPYAKRHMRAFLRAQAGNDEVQRQLAEVERQENRDLSLGEAADVLEQWIAEDRKYTPLKALQGMIWRQGYEAGELKGHVYPDTPDALRHWQGEGRKLYVYSSGSEEAQRLIFGHSDAGDLTPLFSGYFDTRIGGKREAASYRNILQQIGLPGAEVLFLSDIGEELDAAQAAGMKTCQLLRDERTRPAAGHQQVGKMTDVVV
- a CDS encoding 1,2-dihydroxy-3-keto-5-methylthiopentene dioxygenase; the protein is MTTLTIYADSDATQPLQKLTRFEDIRDALAGIGVEFERWDASKPLKPEDGAEEVIAAYQDAIDQLNQKYGFVTIDVVAMHPENPQAETARGKFLAEHTHDDFETRFFVDGSGMFYIRAGGKVYMTECTRGDLINLPANTTHWFDMGPKPFFKAIRFFRIAEGWVGKFTGDTIADRFPRFERAA
- a CDS encoding methylthioribulose 1-phosphate dehydratase, with the translated sequence MTETANTIPELGRAMIGAGQLFHARGWVPATGGNFSGRLGPERMLITASGCHKGELTEADFLVADLDGQPIGSCRKASYETLLHCQLYRHDPAIGGALHTHSVANTVLSRRHERIRLAGYELLKLLPGIRTHDAVVEVPVFENDQDIARLAARVDAHMKQDPATPAYVIAGHGLYAWGATVAEARWRVEALEFMFECELRS
- a CDS encoding prohibitin family protein; the protein is MGQAKLVLGVILAVIGVAFLARFSPMTVVPAGHRGVVTLFGKVDPQPLGEGLHLVNPLCNVVKIDVRVARADSEGEAASRDLQIVHTAITLNYRINPELTARLYQEVGPGFEQKVIEPAVQEAFKAVTAKYTAEELITKREDVRHNIRLLLSEKINARAVNALALDEVSITNFRFSAQFSQAIESKQEAEQLALKAQRDLERIQIEAKQRIAQAEAEAAALRVQKQEITPDLIKLREIDAQIKAIEKWNGVLPTTMAGGAVPFLGLNGGQAGR
- the mgtE gene encoding magnesium transporter, with the translated sequence MSQDLPPDITDEADSSARPHHHHLEQARAQVIGLLSRQSVEKELLSRSESRNSDVVAQLVARQHQAALEQRLSHFHPADIAFVLEALAPDARDLAWTLVRPARRGAVLLETSDTVRRALVLNMPPEEVAALAGSLDTDDIADLVSSLPEEARQQVLERLDRADQAEVRSMLSFPEGTVGAMMDLEFISVREDTTLEAVQRLLRRRKELPAHTNQLFVVDRGNQLRGLLPLAKLLLGDPEGQVVEVMNPRPVYFYTDDPSREAVAAFEKYDLISAPVVNLHRQVVGRVTVDAVLDEVTAKAQTEGLRQVGLSEEDEDIFAPVVASAKRRWPWLAINLATAFFASRVIGAFESIITALVALAALMPIVASIGGNTGNQSAALVIRGLALGQLGAHQFRRILRRELSISALNGAMWGSVLGLATLLLYRDVHLAGVIAAALMLNMAVAALVGVLAPVLLHRLGRDPAMGSSIILTATTDSMGFFIFLGLAAVFLV
- the rpmG gene encoding 50S ribosomal protein L33, which gives rise to MAKKKEVEKIKLVSTANTGYYYTTKKNRKNTPDKFEFKKYDPIVRKHVVFKEAKVK
- the rpmB gene encoding 50S ribosomal protein L28; translation: MSKVCQVTGKRPMTGNTVSHANNKRRRRFEPNLHSHRFWLESEKRFVSLRVSSKAMRIIDKKGVEAVVAELRARGDKV
- a CDS encoding dicarboxylate/amino acid:cation symporter — encoded protein: MKTQASRFYLWVLAAIVAGGLLGHFSPSTGVALKPLGDGFIALVKMLIAPVIFLTVVQGIAGASDVKKVGRVGVKAILYFEVVSTVALLIGLVVVNGLQPGAGFDADPATLDAGAVARYASQAQDQSTVQFLLHIIPTTFTDAFTGSGDLLQVLLLALLFGFALIALGDKARPVTELFESLSQAFFRMIAMVMKLAPIGAGGAMAFTVGKYGVDSLGPLMKLMGSFYLACALFVLLVLGLIARLAGFSILRFIRYIREELLLVLGTSSSESALVPLMQKLEKLGCSKSVVGLVVPAGYSFNLDGTNIYLTMAAMFVAQALGIDLTLGQQLSLLAVAMLTSKGASGVTGAGFITLAATLAVVPSVPVAGLALILGIDRFMSEARALTNFIGNGVASIVVARWEGELDRDRLQAELAGRPAMPELPPALVPQAA